One Longimicrobium sp. genomic window, GTCACCCCCGGATGAACCGGAACCGGTGGATGACGTGGATGCTGCGGGTCAGGCGTTCCGTGCGGACGCGACGGTCGATCCGGACGAAGCCTCAGAGGGAGCGAGGCCGGCGGATGCGTCCGGCGCGGCATCGATCCCATCCGCGCCCTTCGCCGCGGAGGCGGCGGACGCCGCACCGGTCGCGCCCCCGTCCGCCGTCCCGGCACCGGCGGACGCGCAGGCGCCTTCCCCCGTCGCAGTGCCCCTCGCGGCCCGCCGCCGCACCCCCGCCCCGTATGCGGCCGTGGGCGGAATGCTGCTGGGGCTTCTGCTGGCCCTGCTCACCGGCTCGTCCATGCAGACCGGGCAGAACGACGATGCGCCGCGGTACGACCCGCGGCGCATCGCCGTGCTGTACTTCGAGGACCTGAGCCCCGGGGGCGAGCTGCAGTACCTGGCCGTGGGGCTGACGGAGCGGCTGATCCACGAGCTGGGCCAGGTGGGCGCGCTCGACGTGGTGTCGCGCGGCGGCGTTCGCCCGTACCGCGACGGGGCCGTGCGCTTCGACAGCATGGCCGCCCAGCTGCGCGTGGGAAGCGTGGTGGAGGGCACGCTGCAGCGCTCGCGCGACAGCGTGTGGGTGACGGTGGCGCTGGTGGACGCCAACACGCAGCGCCAGCTGCAGAGCCGGGTGATCGGCAGGCCGCTGGGCGACGTGGTGGCGCTGGAGCGCGCCGTGGCCGCCGAGGTGTCGGCCGCGCTGCGCAGCCGGCTGGGCCAGGAGGTGCGGCTGCGCACCGCCGCGGCGGAGACGGAAAGCGCCGAGGCGCGGGAGCGGGTGCTGATGGCGGAGCAGCTGCGCCGCGACGCGCGCGCCATGGCCCGCAGCCCCGACACGCTGGACACCGGCTCGGCCGCCCGCCTGCTGCTGCGCGCCGACTCGCTGGCGGCGCGCGGCCAGGCGGCCGACCCGCGCTGGGCGCAGCCCACGCTGCTGCGGGGGTGGGTGGACATCGACCGCGCCGGCTTTGCCCGCGGCGGCGCCCGCAACGCGCGCCTGCGGTCCGCGCAGCGGCACGCGGACGCGGTGCTGGCGCAGGGGCGGGGCTCCCGTGCCGAGGCGCTGGAGCTGCGAGGCACCGCCGTCTACCGGCTGGCGCTGGAGGCGTCGGACACGGTGATGCAGCGCGTGTGGATGGACACGGCCGAAACCAACCTGCGCGCCGCCACCGCGGCCGCACCGTCGCGCGCCAGCGTGTGGAGCACCCTCAGCCAGCTGCTGCGCATCCGCGGACGCCTCGCGGAAAGCGAGATGGCGGCACGGCGCGCCCTGGCCGCCGACGCGTACCTGGACGACATGGCCGCCATCCGCCACCTCCTGTACTTCAGCGGGCTGTGGCGGGGCGACTACGCCCAGGCGCACGAGCAGTGCGAGCTGGGAGCCGCGCAGTTCCCCGCCGACCGCCGGTTCACCGAGTGCCGCCTGACCCTGCTGCGAAACGACCGCACGCGCCCCGCCGACGCGGCGGCGGCCTGGCGCCTGGTGGCCGAGCTTGACCGCATCGACCCGCCGGCACGCGCCCGCGCGCAGAACCGCGTCTACGGGCCCATCTACCGGCGGATGGTGGCCGCCGCGGTCTCTGCCCGCGCCGGCGACGCGGACAGCGCCCGGGCGGTGGTGGCCCGGGCGCGAAGCGAGGTGGGCGCCCACCCCGCGCTTGCCCACTCGCTGAACTACGAGGAGGCCTGGGTGCGGCTGATGCTGGGCGACACCGCGGGCGCGCGCACGCTGGTGGACCGCATGCTGGCCTACCGCCCGTCCATGCGCGAATACCTGCTGCGCGACCCGCTCATCGTTGCGCTGGCCTACCGGCCCTGAGCGCGGTGGGAATGGCGCACCCGTCGTACGTGGCCGCCGGGGTACAGCGCTGCCAGCCTGGACACGAAGATGGGGTCTGCTTCAGGCTCACCCACGAACTCCGAGCTGGGCAGGTGCGCCACGGCAAAGGGCGTCTCGCCCTCTATCCTCCCCTCGCCGCCTTCCGCGCTTTCGGGCAGCAGCACGCCCAGCACCGCCTTCGCCATCTCCGGGCCCCTGTCGCCGTACACCGACGCATAGTACGGCACCAGGAACTTCTCCACTGCCGACACGCTCCAGAACACCGCGTCCGCCGCGAACGTCCCGCCCGGGTGGAACCCTTCCTCAGGCACCGTGACGCTCATCAGGTTCACGCACTTGTCCTCCTCGACGCCGATCGAGGCGAACCGCACCGTCGAAGTCGGATCCTTCGGAGTAGGATCGCAGTGGATGACCACCGTGTCGTCGTCCTCCTGCACCGGGGTTCTGGACGGGCAGATTACCGGGTCGCCGTCGCGGATGACGAAGTACAGGTCGTCGCCGCGCATGCCGCTGGCGGTTTCGGCGATTTCGCGGAGGATCTGAAAGGTGACCTTCGGCTTGGGCATCGGTATCTCTCTGTGGCGGGGAGTG contains:
- a CDS encoding BTAD domain-containing putative transcriptional regulator codes for the protein MPPPFRLELLGDPAFSGPNGPVRGRAAHKRRVALLAILAVARGRPVGRERIIGLLWPELTTEAARHNLSESLYVLRKELGEGSVSAPAAGDVALNPEAVASDVAEFQDRLEAGDAEGAAALYRGPLLDGFFVGDAPEFERWIDGERDRLARMHATALEGLAQAAEDEGSAIRAVDWWRRLAAHDPFSSRTALRLVRALDAAGERPSALRAAETHAAMLREELGVDPDPDLLALVVRLRADPPRAAAPVPPLAHRPAAEPSPPPPVDPSPAIDPPQPTASPSATAAPSHPASPASPPDEPEPVDDVDAAGQAFRADATVDPDEASEGARPADASGAASIPSAPFAAEAADAAPVAPPSAVPAPADAQAPSPVAVPLAARRRTPAPYAAVGGMLLGLLLALLTGSSMQTGQNDDAPRYDPRRIAVLYFEDLSPGGELQYLAVGLTERLIHELGQVGALDVVSRGGVRPYRDGAVRFDSMAAQLRVGSVVEGTLQRSRDSVWVTVALVDANTQRQLQSRVIGRPLGDVVALERAVAAEVSAALRSRLGQEVRLRTAAAETESAEARERVLMAEQLRRDARAMARSPDTLDTGSAARLLLRADSLAARGQAADPRWAQPTLLRGWVDIDRAGFARGGARNARLRSAQRHADAVLAQGRGSRAEALELRGTAVYRLALEASDTVMQRVWMDTAETNLRAATAAAPSRASVWSTLSQLLRIRGRLAESEMAARRALAADAYLDDMAAIRHLLYFSGLWRGDYAQAHEQCELGAAQFPADRRFTECRLTLLRNDRTRPADAAAAWRLVAELDRIDPPARARAQNRVYGPIYRRMVAAAVSARAGDADSARAVVARARSEVGAHPALAHSLNYEEAWVRLMLGDTAGARTLVDRMLAYRPSMREYLLRDPLIVALAYRP